A stretch of the Asticcacaulis sp. ZE23SCel15 genome encodes the following:
- a CDS encoding family 43 glycosylhydrolase produces MKRKWAGFLTAALLLAASAAVAQTPISPRFNADPSPHDFKGKVYVYATDDASNSGTYWDSTTWRLYSSKDMKTWSDDGAFLSVSVFKWAKPDAKAWAPEAAYRNGKYYFYAPVGGDKIGVAVASKPQGPFKDARTDALIDKARDANAGDEPIDPAVMIDDDGQAYLFFGTRVPKVIKLNKDMVSTSGPIMNVEITGFPASDPKKKYGEAPFLHKHNGLYYFSFSTGWPGQIVYGTSKSPTGPFEYRGVIFDYLSISTNHQAIMKRGGKWWFFYHDNLLPGGGSHRRSISFAPLIHRPDGTIEEIKR; encoded by the coding sequence ATGAAACGAAAATGGGCAGGATTTCTCACAGCGGCTCTGTTGCTCGCGGCCAGCGCGGCGGTGGCGCAAACACCTATATCACCGCGCTTTAATGCCGACCCGTCGCCCCATGACTTTAAGGGCAAGGTCTATGTCTATGCGACCGATGATGCGTCCAATTCGGGCACATATTGGGATTCGACCACATGGCGGCTCTATTCGTCAAAGGACATGAAAACCTGGTCGGACGACGGGGCTTTCCTCAGCGTCAGTGTCTTTAAGTGGGCCAAGCCTGATGCCAAGGCCTGGGCACCGGAAGCCGCCTATCGCAACGGTAAATATTATTTCTACGCGCCGGTCGGGGGTGACAAGATCGGGGTGGCCGTCGCCAGCAAACCGCAGGGGCCGTTTAAAGATGCTCGCACCGATGCCCTGATCGACAAGGCCCGCGACGCCAATGCCGGTGATGAACCCATCGATCCGGCGGTGATGATTGATGATGATGGGCAAGCCTATTTGTTTTTTGGCACGCGCGTACCCAAGGTCATTAAGCTCAATAAGGATATGGTCTCAACCTCCGGGCCGATCATGAACGTCGAAATCACGGGTTTCCCTGCCAGCGACCCAAAGAAGAAATACGGCGAAGCGCCGTTTTTGCATAAGCATAACGGGCTATATTATTTCAGTTTTTCGACCGGATGGCCGGGGCAGATTGTCTATGGCACCTCAAAATCGCCCACGGGGCCGTTTGAATATCGCGGCGTGATTTTCGATTATCTGTCCATCAGCACCAACCATCAGGCGATCATGAAGCGGGGCGGTAAATGGTGGTTCTTTTATCATGACAATCTTCTGCCCGGAGGCGGCAGTCACCGACGCTCGATCAGCTTTGCACCGCTGATCCATCGCCCTGACGGCACTATCGAAGAGATCAAGCGCTAA
- a CDS encoding glycosyl hydrolase 115 family protein has product MLRSRLLSGLLSGVMLLSASSAFSAEVTLFDGTNKIGVVHDKGRTLELAAEMLSRDVEALTGHAAKVSTRLRDCPQVCVIIGTYDSGVVADLAKSAGVDPFALKGQWERYGRAVLQKDGKTYVLIYGSDRRGAVYGVTDLSRELGVSPWEWWADVKPRRTERLVIDDTARLSQTPSVQYRGLFLNDEDWGLEPWAGKTFEPEVGNIGPKTYARVYELMWRLKANTLWPAMHINTVQFYGLKQNLKVADDYAIIIGTSHAEPMMRNNLREWDEARDGPFNFTVNRDKILKYWRTRLKESAPYENIYTVGLRGIHDGPMQGADTLEARKDVLQSVIGLQRNLFKSALNRSPETVPQTYVLYHELQEAYDAGLKLPDDVTLMWADDNYGYIRRLSNAEERKRSGGSGVYYHVSYWGRPHDYQWLGTNHPELLRSEMQKAYELEARRIWILNVGDVKPLEYLTQYFLDLAFDADLLKSGPRAHLTRWGDETFGAGNGTEVADIMMGFYDLAFERKPEYMGFSETEPVTPVTQSDFVKPDGEKAQARLAAYADLVARAEALGARLPPDRQSAYFELVLYPVRGAANLNARVLNIDLAGLYARQGRASANVYSDRARAAHQAIVADTAAYNGLENGKWNRMMDMAPRRLPVFMEPVYPQWSPSSQPGCATAVAGGWWNDENALTFVTGQPRSRVIELFSRQATDQNWSLKVPQGALKLSSESGTLNAANGWEQRLTVTYDGTTELGPIDIKCGGKTIRIHTKLLPAPAPADYVENDRRVIIPLASQSDARWERLGELGHTGAVLRSRLDLPTLQAPDGEPLRYRFSTYSSVGGSLNLVALPVHALNPGTGVKIAVQLDSGPIEVLDFSTVGRSDQWRANVLVNKALQTLPLRMLNAGAHELKIWPLDPGVVLDHAEIRLDGADKYYGIVE; this is encoded by the coding sequence ATGCTTCGCTCACGGTTGTTATCGGGGCTTTTGTCCGGAGTTATGCTGCTGTCGGCATCGTCGGCGTTCAGTGCCGAGGTCACCCTGTTTGACGGCACGAATAAGATCGGCGTCGTCCACGATAAGGGACGCACGCTGGAGCTGGCCGCAGAGATGCTGTCGCGTGACGTTGAGGCATTGACCGGACACGCCGCGAAGGTCTCGACCCGTCTGCGCGATTGCCCGCAGGTGTGCGTGATCATTGGCACCTATGACTCAGGCGTGGTGGCAGACCTTGCCAAGTCGGCAGGTGTTGATCCGTTCGCCCTCAAAGGGCAATGGGAGCGCTATGGCCGAGCCGTGCTGCAAAAGGACGGTAAGACCTATGTGCTGATCTATGGTTCTGATCGTCGGGGCGCGGTCTACGGCGTTACCGACCTGTCGCGTGAACTGGGGGTGTCGCCGTGGGAATGGTGGGCCGATGTCAAGCCGCGCCGGACCGAGCGGCTGGTGATCGATGACACGGCGCGCCTGTCCCAGACCCCTTCGGTTCAGTATCGCGGCTTATTCCTGAACGACGAGGACTGGGGGCTTGAGCCCTGGGCGGGCAAGACCTTTGAGCCCGAAGTCGGCAATATCGGACCAAAGACCTATGCGCGGGTCTATGAGTTGATGTGGCGGCTGAAGGCCAATACTTTGTGGCCAGCCATGCACATCAATACGGTGCAGTTTTACGGGCTGAAACAAAACCTAAAGGTGGCCGATGATTATGCCATCATTATCGGGACTTCCCATGCCGAGCCGATGATGCGCAACAATCTGCGCGAATGGGATGAGGCCCGCGACGGGCCGTTCAATTTTACCGTCAACCGCGATAAGATCCTCAAATACTGGCGCACCCGGCTTAAGGAAAGTGCGCCTTACGAGAACATCTATACCGTAGGCCTGCGCGGGATTCACGATGGGCCGATGCAGGGCGCCGATACGCTTGAGGCGCGCAAGGACGTGTTGCAGTCGGTGATCGGCCTTCAGCGCAACCTGTTTAAATCGGCGCTTAACCGGTCGCCGGAGACCGTGCCGCAGACCTATGTGCTCTATCATGAGCTTCAGGAAGCCTATGACGCCGGGCTGAAATTGCCGGACGATGTCACCCTGATGTGGGCCGATGACAATTACGGTTATATCCGCCGCCTGAGTAACGCTGAGGAGCGTAAGCGCTCCGGCGGATCAGGGGTATATTACCATGTCTCCTATTGGGGGCGGCCTCACGATTATCAGTGGCTGGGGACTAACCATCCTGAGTTGCTGCGGTCGGAAATGCAGAAAGCCTATGAGCTTGAGGCGCGCCGCATCTGGATACTCAATGTTGGTGATGTCAAACCACTGGAATATCTGACGCAGTATTTTCTTGATCTGGCGTTTGATGCGGACCTTCTTAAATCAGGCCCAAGGGCGCATCTGACGCGGTGGGGCGATGAAACCTTCGGGGCCGGAAACGGCACCGAAGTCGCCGATATTATGATGGGCTTTTATGATCTGGCCTTTGAGCGAAAGCCTGAATATATGGGCTTTTCCGAAACTGAGCCGGTCACACCGGTCACCCAGAGCGACTTCGTAAAGCCGGACGGTGAAAAGGCGCAGGCGCGACTTGCGGCCTATGCCGACCTGGTGGCGCGGGCCGAGGCGCTGGGGGCACGGTTGCCGCCGGATCGTCAGTCGGCCTATTTTGAACTGGTGCTTTATCCGGTCAGAGGAGCGGCCAATCTCAATGCGCGGGTGCTCAACATCGATCTGGCCGGTCTCTATGCCCGTCAGGGGCGGGCCAGTGCCAATGTTTACTCTGACCGCGCCCGCGCCGCCCATCAGGCCATCGTGGCCGATACCGCCGCCTATAACGGTCTGGAAAACGGCAAGTGGAACCGCATGATGGACATGGCACCGCGGCGATTGCCGGTGTTTATGGAGCCGGTCTACCCTCAGTGGTCACCGTCATCGCAACCGGGCTGTGCGACCGCCGTTGCGGGCGGCTGGTGGAATGATGAAAACGCCCTGACCTTTGTGACGGGCCAACCGCGCAGCCGGGTGATCGAGCTTTTTTCGCGCCAGGCAACGGATCAGAACTGGTCGCTCAAAGTGCCGCAAGGGGCGCTTAAGCTTTCATCTGAAAGCGGCACCCTTAATGCGGCCAATGGCTGGGAACAGCGCCTGACCGTTACCTATGACGGCACAACCGAACTGGGTCCGATCGATATCAAGTGTGGCGGCAAAACGATCCGCATCCACACAAAGCTTCTGCCCGCACCGGCCCCGGCCGATTATGTTGAAAATGATCGCCGCGTGATCATACCGCTGGCCAGCCAAAGCGATGCGCGCTGGGAGCGACTAGGGGAATTGGGCCATACTGGGGCCGTGCTTCGGTCGCGCCTTGATCTGCCAACCTTACAGGCCCCTGACGGTGAGCCGCTGCGATACCGGTTTTCGACCTACAGTTCCGTGGGCGGTAGCCTAAATCTGGTGGCCCTGCCGGTTCATGCGCTCAATCCGGGGACGGGGGTAAAGATCGCGGTGCAACTTGATAGCGGCCCTATCGAAGTGCTCGATTTTTCGACCGTCGGTCGCAGTGATCAGTGGCGTGCCAATGTGTTGGTCAACAAGGCCTTGCAAACCCTGCCGCTGCGGATGCTGAACGCAGGAGCCCATGAGCTTAAGATCTGGCCGCTCGACCCCGGTGTGGTTCTGGACCATGCTGAGATCCGGCTAGACGGGGCCGACAAATATTATGGCATCGTCGAATAA
- a CDS encoding glycoside hydrolase family 2 TIM barrel-domain containing protein, producing MRTPIVPALTALALVLATPALAQVAAVAEWEQPEVVAVNREPMKATFFNFESRDLALKGDKSASRYFQSLDGTWDFKFSKSVEARPKDFYKQDTASWDKIQVPGMIQAQGDGKFGLPEFYNIKYPFPMNEPYIPHDANEVGSYKRSFEVASDWSDKDVFLHIGAAGAAYYIWVNGEKVGYSEDSKLPSEFNVTKFLKSGANSIAIEVYRYADGSYLEDQDFWRLSGIERSVYLYAEPKTRLRDYTVTASLDKTYTDGSFALESELAGAKGSGTITATLYDGDTQILKTSAKASTTKPAKLTGTIKGVKPWSAETPNLYRLVIEYTDAKGKLISVTSRKIGFRTVEIRNGEVQVNGKRVMIKGVNRHEHDPKTFRVMTEALMRKDIELMKQANVNALRTSHYPNDPLIYDLADEYGLYVMDEANVESHEYMTLGRDKGDTSVQLGFKPHWKTAHLDRISRMVERDKNSPSIIFWSLGNETGVGPNFENAAKWVRKNDPTRLLSFLGYSALTEEHRPNAYVDIYAPMYDDIDRMRDYAEDPQFTQPMIQTEYAHAMGNSLGNFEDYWQTIRAHKKLQGGFIWDWVDQYVYAKDDKGRTYWASGFDLNPKRGDNSVIGDGVIKADRTPDPEYYELRQVQAPVAFERDAGGNIVVENRYDFIDLSGFNLRWDVRIDGRESASGVLTSVPIKAGQRQTIPLSLPAIGDDGEAILTVRAIARDGAIKGVPAGTELAFNQFTLRAAAALTAPVSGAVKLAKFADTISLSAARNQLTVDTRTGLIRYDEAGKMLLNGGAPNFWRGLTDNDVGIGLEKSHRIWKDYTEHRRVRAIETGADFVRVNYALGQGGGRFDITYRMAGDGQVDVTAAFTPEKDDLPDPLRIGLRFNFDPAMDDLSWYGKGPHESYGDRNTGAALGVYRGSVRAQYHDYARPQESGNKTDVRWLSLSDDKGHRLKVTGAQPLSVNALAFPYEDLYVRPQGTWKSSDIAPHGEGSLLIDITQSGVGGDTGWNTIGRPLVKYRVPLAPVSYTFRLSSGQE from the coding sequence ATGCGTACCCCTATTGTACCCGCGCTTACGGCTCTGGCTTTGGTGCTGGCGACACCGGCTTTAGCTCAGGTGGCGGCGGTTGCCGAATGGGAGCAGCCGGAGGTGGTGGCGGTGAACCGTGAGCCGATGAAGGCGACCTTCTTTAACTTTGAAAGCCGAGATCTGGCGCTCAAAGGGGATAAGTCAGCGTCGCGTTATTTTCAGTCGCTGGACGGGACGTGGGATTTCAAATTCTCTAAGAGCGTAGAGGCGCGCCCCAAGGATTTTTACAAACAAGACACGGCGAGTTGGGACAAGATTCAGGTGCCCGGCATGATCCAGGCCCAAGGCGACGGCAAGTTCGGTCTGCCAGAATTCTACAATATCAAATATCCGTTCCCGATGAACGAGCCCTATATCCCGCATGACGCCAATGAGGTCGGATCGTATAAGCGCAGCTTTGAGGTGGCATCCGATTGGTCGGACAAGGATGTCTTCCTGCATATCGGAGCGGCGGGGGCGGCTTATTATATCTGGGTCAATGGCGAGAAGGTTGGCTATTCCGAAGACTCCAAGCTGCCGTCGGAATTCAATGTCACTAAATTCCTGAAATCCGGCGCAAACAGTATCGCGATTGAAGTTTATCGCTATGCCGATGGTTCCTACCTTGAGGATCAGGATTTCTGGCGGCTGTCGGGGATTGAGCGCTCGGTTTACCTCTATGCCGAACCTAAGACGCGTCTGCGCGATTACACGGTCACGGCGTCGCTCGATAAAACCTATACAGATGGCAGCTTTGCGCTGGAGTCCGAACTGGCGGGCGCTAAGGGATCGGGCACCATCACCGCCACGCTCTATGACGGCGATACGCAGATTTTGAAGACTTCGGCTAAGGCTTCGACCACAAAACCTGCCAAACTGACCGGCACGATCAAAGGCGTAAAGCCGTGGTCGGCGGAAACGCCGAACCTTTACCGGCTGGTGATCGAATATACCGACGCCAAAGGCAAGCTGATCTCGGTCACCTCGCGCAAGATCGGCTTCCGAACCGTCGAAATCCGCAACGGCGAAGTGCAGGTCAACGGCAAGCGCGTGATGATCAAGGGCGTGAACCGCCATGAACATGACCCGAAAACCTTCCGTGTCATGACCGAAGCCCTGATGCGCAAAGATATCGAGCTTATGAAGCAGGCCAATGTTAATGCCCTGCGCACCTCGCACTATCCCAACGATCCGCTCATCTATGATCTGGCCGACGAATACGGCCTATACGTCATGGACGAGGCCAATGTCGAGAGCCACGAATATATGACGCTGGGCCGCGATAAGGGCGATACCAGCGTCCAGTTGGGCTTCAAGCCGCACTGGAAAACCGCGCACCTTGACCGCATCTCGCGTATGGTTGAGCGCGACAAGAACTCGCCCTCAATCATCTTTTGGTCGCTGGGCAATGAAACCGGTGTCGGCCCGAATTTTGAAAATGCCGCTAAATGGGTTCGGAAAAATGACCCGACGCGCTTGCTATCCTTCCTGGGCTATAGCGCCCTGACTGAGGAGCATAGGCCCAATGCTTATGTCGATATCTATGCGCCAATGTATGACGATATCGACCGTATGCGCGACTATGCCGAAGACCCGCAATTCACTCAGCCGATGATCCAGACCGAATATGCGCACGCTATGGGCAATTCTCTGGGCAATTTTGAAGACTATTGGCAAACCATCCGGGCTCACAAAAAGCTGCAAGGCGGCTTTATCTGGGACTGGGTGGATCAGTATGTCTATGCCAAGGACGATAAGGGCCGCACCTACTGGGCATCGGGCTTTGATCTTAATCCCAAGCGCGGCGACAACAGTGTCATCGGCGACGGCGTTATCAAGGCGGACCGCACCCCTGATCCGGAATATTACGAACTGCGTCAGGTGCAGGCGCCGGTGGCGTTTGAGCGGGATGCGGGCGGCAATATTGTCGTCGAAAACCGCTACGACTTCATCGATCTGTCGGGCTTTAACCTGCGCTGGGATGTTCGCATCGATGGCCGTGAAAGTGCCAGTGGTGTGCTCACGTCGGTTCCGATCAAGGCCGGGCAACGCCAGACGATCCCGCTAAGTCTGCCTGCTATCGGTGATGACGGCGAAGCCATACTGACGGTGCGCGCCATCGCCCGTGACGGCGCGATTAAGGGCGTGCCCGCGGGGACTGAACTGGCCTTTAATCAGTTCACCTTGCGGGCGGCCGCAGCTCTGACGGCCCCTGTTTCGGGCGCTGTGAAACTCGCAAAGTTTGCCGATACTATCTCCTTAAGTGCGGCGCGCAATCAGTTGACGGTCGATACTCGAACCGGCCTCATCCGTTATGATGAGGCGGGAAAGATGCTGCTGAACGGGGGGGCGCCCAACTTCTGGCGCGGGCTGACTGATAATGATGTGGGCATTGGTCTTGAGAAAAGCCACCGTATCTGGAAGGACTATACCGAGCACCGTCGGGTGCGCGCCATTGAAACGGGCGCTGATTTCGTACGGGTCAACTATGCGCTGGGGCAGGGCGGGGGCCGCTTTGATATCACTTACCGCATGGCGGGCGATGGTCAGGTCGATGTGACGGCGGCGTTCACCCCCGAAAAAGACGATCTGCCTGATCCGTTGCGGATCGGCCTGCGTTTCAATTTCGATCCGGCGATGGATGACCTGAGCTGGTATGGCAAAGGCCCTCACGAAAGTTACGGCGACAGAAATACGGGCGCGGCCCTTGGCGTTTACCGCGGTTCGGTTCGGGCTCAGTATCATGACTATGCCCGCCCACAGGAAAGCGGCAATAAAACCGATGTGCGCTGGTTGTCGCTGTCGGACGATAAGGGGCACCGTCTTAAAGTGACCGGGGCGCAACCTTTGTCGGTCAATGCCCTGGCCTTCCCCTATGAGGATCTTTATGTGCGACCGCAAGGCACCTGGAAATCTTCTGACATAGCGCCCCACGGTGAAGGCTCACTGCTGATCGACATAACTCAGTCGGGCGTAGGCGGCGATACGGGCTGGAATACGATCGGGCGGCCACTGGTGAAATACCGCGTGCCGCTGGCGCCGGTCAGTTATACGTTCCGTCTGTCGTCCGGTCAGGAATAG
- a CDS encoding GH92 family glycosyl hydrolase: MTQFYRALCLASGVASLSLISVPAVAQADPALYTQPDLRIGLGNDNEGDTIPGVARPNGSVHPSPETLNPNNSGYNPVEKISGFGQLHTQGSGGVTTYGTFLLSPQVGVPEFDEPAHLSDKANVTMAADYYSVDLARYATRVEITPAHYSAIYRLTYPKSNEAQLVFDVTRKVGGVVASELADVKLYPKEGKIVGHVKAKGYWNPALIDIWFVARVSQMPTKWGIFDKAAVKAGATQAATGPDERLGAWLTFKGTPEKPVVVKLAVSFTSAETAEALLDKEIPGWDFEQVRKDAQLAWNTRLSKIEVSGLDTAQTRRFYTALYHSSIQPRDRSLDQPAKEMGRPNWDDHYTLWDTYRTLFPLMSILSPKDYASNINSLVHTFDKLGAADTAIIGGQNYHVGQGGDEADNVIGEALLRDAKGIDWNDAYRLTHFNAFERRRPRYLESGYFGVGDLSPEPNNQRAKSGSSTLGFALNDYFAAQVAKKVGKADEAERLMTRSANWRKVWNPETTSDGFSGFIMPRYPDGRFQDIDAKLGWDGKVHNNVGYYEGTAWIYSYGVLHDIDGMVEAMGGRVRFNERLVHALSSNLIDITNEPSFSTPWLFHNIGRADLSSYWAREVSRHFTATAYPGDEDAGAMSSNYVFNRLGLFPKLGSDRYYLHGPRHARSILQLGGDKSLEIVADNAGDDRPYIAGVTLNGTPLEAPFVTQAQVQAGGKLAFIMSAEPGQWLYDGAVVTASSSVAELVDGKSSTVWTANAGDHATFERTSPVCLKAYTVSTSDPSTPPSAWRVEGFDGKRWVRLDSRKGEVFDQPYMTKTYGLKAKAYARYRFALTTGKAVKVAEIELIAAPSSACK; encoded by the coding sequence ATGACCCAATTTTACCGCGCCCTATGTCTGGCGTCAGGGGTAGCCAGTCTGTCTCTTATCAGCGTGCCTGCGGTCGCACAGGCGGACCCGGCGCTTTACACCCAGCCAGATCTTCGGATCGGTCTGGGTAATGATAATGAAGGCGATACTATCCCCGGTGTCGCGCGTCCCAACGGTTCGGTCCATCCGTCGCCGGAAACGCTCAATCCCAATAATTCCGGCTATAATCCCGTCGAAAAGATCAGCGGTTTCGGGCAGTTGCATACCCAGGGGTCTGGCGGCGTCACCACCTATGGCACGTTTTTGTTGTCGCCGCAGGTGGGGGTGCCCGAATTTGATGAACCGGCGCACCTGTCGGACAAAGCCAATGTGACGATGGCCGCCGACTACTACAGTGTCGATCTGGCCCGCTATGCGACACGGGTAGAGATCACACCAGCCCACTATTCGGCTATTTATCGTCTGACCTATCCCAAAAGTAACGAGGCGCAACTCGTCTTTGACGTGACGCGTAAAGTGGGTGGGGTGGTCGCCTCGGAACTGGCGGATGTAAAGCTCTACCCGAAAGAGGGTAAGATTGTCGGTCACGTTAAGGCCAAGGGCTACTGGAATCCGGCGCTGATTGACATCTGGTTTGTTGCCCGCGTCAGCCAGATGCCCACTAAGTGGGGCATTTTCGACAAGGCTGCTGTAAAGGCGGGCGCTACTCAGGCCGCGACTGGCCCCGATGAGCGTCTGGGCGCTTGGCTGACCTTCAAGGGCACGCCCGAAAAGCCCGTTGTGGTTAAGCTGGCCGTGTCGTTTACCAGCGCCGAAACCGCCGAAGCGCTGCTTGATAAGGAAATTCCGGGCTGGGATTTCGAGCAGGTGCGCAAAGATGCGCAACTTGCCTGGAATACGCGGTTGTCGAAGATTGAGGTGTCAGGCCTCGATACGGCTCAGACCCGGCGCTTTTATACCGCCCTGTACCACAGCTCGATTCAGCCGCGCGATCGCTCACTGGACCAGCCGGCCAAGGAAATGGGGCGGCCAAACTGGGATGATCACTATACCCTATGGGATACCTATCGGACCCTGTTTCCGCTGATGTCGATCCTGTCGCCAAAGGATTACGCGTCAAACATCAATTCGCTGGTTCATACCTTTGATAAGCTGGGCGCGGCGGATACGGCCATCATCGGTGGTCAGAACTATCATGTGGGCCAGGGCGGCGATGAAGCCGATAATGTGATTGGTGAGGCTCTGCTGCGCGATGCCAAGGGCATTGACTGGAATGACGCCTATCGTCTGACCCATTTCAATGCGTTTGAGCGCCGCCGCCCGCGCTATCTGGAAAGCGGTTATTTTGGCGTTGGTGATCTTAGCCCTGAACCTAACAATCAACGCGCCAAATCGGGCTCATCAACGCTTGGGTTTGCGCTCAATGACTACTTCGCCGCTCAGGTGGCCAAAAAAGTCGGTAAGGCCGATGAGGCCGAACGCCTGATGACGCGCTCCGCTAACTGGCGAAAAGTCTGGAACCCGGAAACGACCAGTGACGGTTTCAGCGGCTTTATCATGCCACGCTATCCAGACGGCCGGTTTCAGGACATCGATGCCAAGCTGGGCTGGGACGGCAAGGTTCACAATAATGTCGGCTATTACGAAGGTACGGCCTGGATCTATTCTTACGGCGTGCTGCACGATATCGACGGTATGGTCGAAGCCATGGGTGGGCGGGTGCGCTTTAATGAGCGTCTGGTGCACGCCCTCAGTTCCAACCTGATCGATATCACGAACGAGCCGTCGTTCTCGACACCGTGGCTGTTCCACAATATTGGCCGCGCCGATCTGTCGTCCTATTGGGCGCGTGAGGTATCCCGCCATTTCACGGCCACCGCCTATCCGGGTGACGAAGATGCCGGGGCGATGAGTTCCAACTATGTCTTTAACCGTCTGGGCCTGTTCCCGAAGCTGGGTAGTGATCGCTACTACCTGCACGGGCCGCGTCATGCGCGCAGCATCCTTCAGCTTGGCGGGGATAAGTCTCTGGAAATCGTGGCGGATAATGCGGGGGATGACCGCCCCTACATTGCGGGCGTGACCCTGAACGGCACGCCACTTGAGGCGCCGTTTGTCACCCAAGCGCAGGTGCAGGCGGGGGGTAAGCTGGCCTTTATCATGAGTGCCGAACCGGGGCAGTGGCTCTATGACGGGGCAGTTGTGACGGCATCGTCAAGCGTGGCCGAACTGGTTGATGGTAAATCCTCAACGGTCTGGACCGCCAACGCTGGCGACCACGCCACCTTTGAGCGGACATCGCCGGTGTGTCTTAAGGCCTATACCGTCAGCACTAGCGACCCATCAACGCCGCCGTCAGCCTGGCGCGTCGAAGGCTTTGACGGCAAGCGCTGGGTTAGGCTCGATAGCCGCAAGGGTGAGGTATTCGATCAGCCCTATATGACCAAAACCTATGGTCTGAAAGCCAAGGCCTATGCCCGCTATCGTTTTGCCCTGACGACGGGCAAGGCGGTCAAGGTTGCCGAGATTGAACTGATCGCGGCCCCGTCATCGGCTTGTAAATAA